The Methanohalophilus portucalensis genome window below encodes:
- a CDS encoding tRNA(Ile)(2)-agmatinylcytidine synthase: MIISFDDTDSRSLGMCTTYLGALLMDELKAYGKPAGLPLLIRLNPTIPFKTRGNAAVAIKIETSEPEKVKKHVIQRIEELAQMEDENTNPGVVFLENNNDEVKNALAAFFKRAVQHVITIQEAKALIEKYELDARGYKNSRGLIGALAACGAMLEEEWDHTYEYLSYRQREAWGTQRFVNDNSVIRADDATYPHTWDNRDIANNMVVCIPHSPDPVLYGIRGKTPEYVSHAASIIEGEVTERDAIYKTNQGTDMHLIPAESISNLQDMESYIIQGFVASTPRTIEGGHTLFLIRDKEGEEMECAAFEPTKNFRELIRKLTPGDYITLHGSVKNKTLNIEKIDVMELAEKYKSVNPLCPKCEKSMKSAGKGQGYRCRRCKTRADIATKSKVEREIKTGIYEVPPCARRHLSMPLIRKEGKNIHPSR, translated from the coding sequence ATGATCATAAGCTTTGATGATACAGATTCCCGCAGTCTTGGGATGTGCACCACATACCTTGGTGCCCTATTAATGGATGAACTTAAAGCGTATGGCAAGCCCGCCGGTCTGCCTCTACTTATAAGGTTGAATCCTACCATACCCTTCAAAACAAGGGGAAATGCTGCAGTTGCGATCAAAATAGAAACATCTGAACCTGAAAAAGTCAAAAAACATGTAATACAGAGAATAGAAGAACTGGCACAGATGGAGGATGAAAATACAAATCCAGGTGTGGTCTTTCTAGAAAATAACAATGATGAAGTTAAAAATGCCCTGGCCGCCTTTTTTAAACGGGCTGTGCAACACGTAATTACCATCCAGGAAGCAAAAGCCCTCATTGAAAAATACGAACTTGATGCCAGAGGATACAAAAACAGCCGTGGTCTGATAGGAGCACTGGCCGCCTGTGGTGCCATGCTGGAAGAGGAATGGGACCACACTTATGAATACCTCTCCTACAGGCAGAGAGAAGCATGGGGTACACAGCGATTTGTAAATGATAATAGTGTTATCCGGGCAGATGATGCCACCTATCCTCATACATGGGACAACCGTGATATTGCAAACAATATGGTGGTATGCATACCTCATTCGCCAGACCCTGTCCTTTATGGTATTCGGGGAAAAACGCCCGAATACGTCTCCCATGCTGCCTCCATTATAGAGGGAGAAGTTACCGAAAGAGATGCAATTTATAAGACAAATCAGGGAACCGATATGCATCTGATTCCAGCAGAAAGTATCAGCAACCTGCAGGACATGGAATCATACATAATCCAGGGATTTGTGGCTTCAACTCCCCGTACAATTGAAGGAGGGCATACCCTATTCCTTATCAGGGACAAAGAGGGAGAGGAAATGGAATGTGCAGCTTTTGAGCCCACAAAAAACTTTCGAGAACTAATTCGTAAACTTACCCCGGGAGATTATATTACATTACATGGAAGTGTCAAGAATAAAACACTGAATATTGAAAAAATTGATGTGATGGAACTTGCGGAAAAATACAAGAGTGTTAACCCCCTGTGTCCCAAGTGTGAAAAGAGTATGAAATCTGCCGGGAAAGGACAGGGATATAGATGCAGGCGTTGCAAAACACGGGCAGATATAGCCACAAAATCTAAAGTTGAAAGGGAAATAAAAACCGGAATATATGAGGTCCCACCCTGTGCCCGCAGGCATCTTTCAATGCCTCTTATCCGGAAAGAAGGAAAGAATATTCACCCTTCAAGGTAA
- a CDS encoding transcriptional regulator translates to MTKDILIHQIIDVLEKSNFTVSSRCNIRPRSFDLAARQDGVLLFCKALYNIDSLNEETASEMKALAGYLGGTPMLIGAKTRDQMLEDSVVYVRYEIPALNVQTLYDYFVEGIPPLISAAPGGLYVSIDGDVLRDARSQLSMSIGSLASHLGVSRRTISKYEEGCMDASIDVVLELEELLDVALAKSIDILGPFHRSRQEPDENDTLKPPTDGILSFIYGLGYDVLSISQAPFNAVSRDCSTTFLTGVSKYSNAMIKRAHLMSNISTITRTRSVYIIEGESKITSVEHTVLIERKELDSLSDSEELDDLISERASATVDY, encoded by the coding sequence ATGACAAAAGACATTCTAATACATCAAATCATTGATGTACTGGAAAAGAGTAATTTTACTGTATCTAGCCGCTGTAACATTAGACCTCGTAGTTTTGATCTGGCAGCAAGGCAGGATGGTGTACTTCTTTTCTGTAAGGCATTATATAATATTGATAGCCTGAATGAAGAAACAGCATCTGAAATGAAAGCATTGGCAGGATATCTCGGTGGTACTCCGATGCTGATTGGGGCAAAAACGCGTGATCAGATGCTTGAAGATAGCGTAGTCTATGTCCGGTATGAGATTCCTGCTCTTAATGTCCAGACCCTTTATGATTATTTTGTAGAAGGTATACCTCCTCTGATTTCAGCGGCTCCTGGAGGTCTCTATGTTTCCATTGATGGCGATGTGCTGCGGGATGCCAGAAGTCAACTTTCGATGTCCATTGGTTCCCTTGCGTCACATCTGGGAGTATCCCGGCGTACCATCAGTAAATATGAGGAAGGCTGCATGGATGCTTCCATTGATGTTGTACTCGAACTGGAAGAGTTGCTTGATGTGGCGCTTGCAAAATCCATTGATATTTTGGGTCCGTTTCACCGTTCCCGTCAGGAACCTGATGAAAATGACACTTTAAAGCCTCCTACAGATGGTATCCTGAGTTTCATTTACGGGCTAGGCTATGATGTACTTTCAATATCTCAGGCACCCTTTAATGCAGTTTCCAGGGACTGTTCCACTACTTTCCTTACCGGGGTAAGTAAATACAGCAATGCGATGATAAAGCGAGCCCATTTGATGAGCAATATATCTACTATCACGCGTACAAGATCGGTTTATATCATTGAAGGAGAAAGTAAAATTACATCGGTAGAACACACAGTTCTGATCGAAAGAAAGGAATTGGATTCCCTTTCGGATTCAGAAGAATTGGATGACCTTATAAGTGAAAGGGCCAGTGCGACTGTTGATTATTGA
- a CDS encoding DHH family phosphoesterase: protein MKEKCSECGGTGVRESSIQKCPECKGSGKPKSMNLMELSEKDVNSFLKGSSVCEKCGGSGEVEIKDPCPSCGGEGFLYSCDLCGKSIDHLIDGREICKSCNEVKVVHMLDDSCDMNELSVGKYYHAEVNNLASFGAFVNLNSNLRGLIHSSNIKAKLEPGERLIVEINEIRSDGKMDLLPRSVGEHKVVEVEKEMQVRISSELKDYVGKLVRIEGEVLQVKQTGGPTIFVISDEGGVIPCAAFESAGERAYPDIDSDMVVSLTGEVNLRGEDLQLEVKSMKQLKDEREQIVRERIDRILDQRAEPSDIEFLVKSKFLEDLRPAMKDVARIIKKAILRSRPILLRHHADADGMTAGVAIEKAILPLIREVNGQDGEYYFYKRAPSKAPFYEIMDVTKDISFALEDAERHDQKLPLVVMVDNGSTEEDVPAMRQALIYGIDMVVVDHHHPDKLVDDYLLAHVNPAHVGGDFGQTAGMLSTEVARMINPEVTEQIKHLPAIAAVGDRSEADEAYQYIDLVSSRYSLENLQDIALALDFEAYWLKFNSGRGIVNDLLNFGDSTRHKQLVDLLCEQARAMMDEQLEACMPNVKSQQLPNGAIMNVLDVENYAHKFTFPAPGKTSGEVHDRICRKNEGKPIVTIGYGPDFAVIRSRGVKMNIPEIVRNLHEEIVGGGVNGGGHLVVGSIKFVEGMRKTVLSKLVEKIGQYEVDTEI from the coding sequence ATGAAAGAAAAATGCAGTGAATGTGGCGGAACTGGTGTCCGTGAATCCTCTATACAGAAATGTCCTGAATGTAAGGGCTCCGGGAAACCAAAATCAATGAATCTTATGGAACTTTCAGAAAAAGATGTAAACAGCTTCCTCAAAGGAAGTTCCGTATGTGAAAAATGCGGTGGTAGCGGGGAAGTTGAAATAAAGGACCCATGTCCTTCCTGCGGAGGGGAAGGATTTCTTTATAGCTGTGACCTATGCGGCAAATCCATCGACCACCTGATAGACGGACGCGAGATATGCAAATCATGCAATGAGGTAAAGGTTGTCCATATGCTGGACGACTCCTGTGACATGAACGAGCTTTCCGTAGGTAAATATTACCACGCAGAGGTAAACAACTTAGCGTCATTTGGGGCCTTTGTGAACCTGAATTCTAATCTGCGCGGGTTGATCCATTCAAGCAACATAAAGGCCAAACTTGAACCCGGGGAAAGGCTGATCGTAGAGATAAATGAGATCCGTTCCGATGGGAAAATGGACCTGCTACCACGAAGTGTTGGAGAGCACAAGGTCGTAGAAGTTGAAAAGGAAATGCAGGTGCGTATTTCGTCTGAATTGAAGGATTATGTGGGTAAGCTTGTGCGTATTGAAGGAGAGGTGCTCCAGGTCAAACAAACAGGTGGTCCCACCATTTTTGTAATTTCCGATGAAGGCGGGGTAATTCCCTGTGCAGCCTTTGAAAGTGCAGGGGAGCGGGCATATCCGGACATTGATTCGGATATGGTCGTATCTCTTACAGGGGAGGTCAACCTCAGGGGTGAGGATCTGCAGCTTGAAGTCAAGAGCATGAAGCAGCTCAAAGATGAAAGAGAGCAGATCGTCAGGGAACGTATAGATCGTATACTTGACCAGAGGGCGGAACCTTCTGATATAGAATTCCTTGTCAAAAGCAAGTTTCTGGAAGACCTGCGCCCTGCAATGAAAGATGTTGCCCGAATTATCAAAAAAGCCATTCTAAGGTCACGTCCGATCTTGTTGCGCCATCATGCTGATGCTGATGGCATGACTGCAGGAGTGGCCATTGAAAAGGCAATCCTGCCTCTTATTCGTGAAGTCAACGGCCAGGATGGAGAATACTATTTCTACAAACGTGCTCCTTCAAAGGCTCCATTCTACGAGATTATGGATGTGACAAAGGATATTTCCTTTGCTCTTGAAGATGCGGAAAGGCATGACCAGAAACTGCCGCTTGTTGTGATGGTGGATAACGGTTCCACGGAGGAAGACGTACCCGCCATGAGACAGGCATTGATATATGGTATTGATATGGTGGTTGTGGACCATCATCATCCAGATAAGCTCGTTGATGATTACCTGCTGGCTCATGTAAACCCTGCACATGTGGGTGGGGACTTTGGACAGACCGCTGGTATGCTTTCCACAGAAGTTGCTCGTATGATCAACCCTGAAGTCACTGAACAGATAAAACATCTCCCTGCAATCGCTGCTGTGGGGGATCGTTCAGAGGCCGATGAGGCCTATCAGTATATTGATCTCGTATCTTCCAGGTATTCCCTGGAAAATTTGCAGGATATTGCCCTGGCCCTTGATTTTGAAGCCTACTGGTTGAAATTCAACAGTGGAAGGGGAATTGTAAACGATCTTCTCAATTTTGGTGACTCCACCAGGCATAAACAACTTGTAGATCTGCTGTGTGAGCAGGCAAGAGCTATGATGGATGAGCAACTTGAGGCATGTATGCCCAATGTCAAATCACAACAACTGCCCAATGGTGCTATAATGAATGTGCTTGATGTGGAGAACTATGCTCACAAATTCACATTCCCGGCTCCTGGCAAGACCTCCGGGGAAGTTCATGACAGGATTTGCAGGAAAAATGAAGGCAAACCCATTGTCACGATTGGATATGGGCCGGATTTTGCAGTCATACGGTCCCGCGGGGTTAAGATGAATATCCCTGAAATTGTCAGAAACCTCCATGAGGAAATTGTCGGTGGAGGGGTGAATGGCGGTGGACACCTTGTTGTAGGAAGTATCAAATTTGTGGAAGGAATGCGTAAAACAGTCCTATCCAAACTCGTGGAAAAAATAGGTCAGTATGAAGTGGATACGGAGATCTAA
- a CDS encoding ATPase domain-containing protein encodes MQQITTHIQGLDSILKGGWNCPSATLVAGVAGSGKTTFALQALCESAREGKVCLYVTSVNEPATIVNNFVSRLSHYDVSRISRGNIHQISIDIKTLDRGIYSFMWNLEDSIEKIKPEIIVIDPITIIGCSFDKNTRRRFYYEFFKRMKKWNSLVLVTGEMSEKEIEESTLGYVTDGIIHLTNKEERQQRNRYLEVLKLRGQEYIPGKHSFSITSEGITVLPWQDRISKREENKLVETGLCGLDYMLCGGLRGGSSNYIGGPTGTGKTLMGIRYVNKGAEQDEKGIIVSFDETKNDILNRAESAGMELEKHIHTGNIEILQLSTNDFARHFHEIQQTVEKVNAKRIFVDDVEKHMKTMEGANFIQHLVAKYKNANITLLMTGTISSGLPTIGEAGKNLHADSTIATCYVADKLHLKKGLIVLKNFNSKHKKEIHEINIGEDGLEIKGILPLTDIIS; translated from the coding sequence ATGCAACAAATCACCACCCACATCCAGGGCCTCGACAGTATACTCAAGGGAGGTTGGAATTGTCCTTCTGCAACCCTTGTAGCCGGTGTTGCAGGCAGCGGGAAGACCACATTTGCATTACAGGCATTATGTGAAAGTGCAAGAGAAGGGAAAGTTTGCCTGTATGTTACTTCGGTCAATGAACCCGCCACAATCGTGAATAACTTTGTGTCAAGACTGAGCCATTATGATGTATCCCGGATATCCAGAGGAAACATACACCAGATATCCATCGATATAAAAACCCTCGATAGAGGGATATATTCTTTCATGTGGAACCTTGAGGATTCCATTGAAAAAATCAAACCAGAGATCATCGTTATTGATCCCATTACAATAATAGGATGTAGTTTCGACAAGAATACCAGAAGAAGATTCTATTATGAATTTTTCAAAAGGATGAAAAAATGGAATTCACTGGTACTTGTTACCGGAGAGATGTCAGAAAAGGAAATAGAAGAAAGTACACTGGGATATGTAACAGATGGGATAATACATCTTACAAATAAAGAAGAAAGACAGCAGAGAAATCGCTACCTTGAAGTACTAAAATTACGGGGACAGGAATACATCCCGGGCAAACACAGTTTTTCCATAACCAGTGAGGGAATAACAGTACTTCCCTGGCAGGACAGGATATCCAAACGTGAGGAAAACAAACTAGTTGAAACCGGCCTGTGCGGGCTGGACTATATGCTTTGTGGAGGCCTTAGAGGAGGTTCGTCAAATTATATCGGGGGGCCCACAGGCACTGGCAAAACCCTTATGGGTATCCGATACGTAAATAAAGGAGCTGAACAGGATGAAAAGGGCATCATTGTTTCATTTGATGAAACAAAAAATGATATCCTGAATCGTGCTGAGTCCGCAGGGATGGAACTTGAAAAACATATTCATACAGGAAATATCGAAATATTACAACTCTCCACAAATGATTTTGCGAGGCATTTCCACGAAATTCAGCAGACAGTAGAAAAGGTCAATGCGAAAAGGATTTTTGTTGATGATGTGGAAAAACATATGAAAACTATGGAAGGAGCCAACTTTATCCAGCATCTTGTGGCAAAATACAAAAATGCAAATATCACACTCTTGATGACAGGAACCATATCATCCGGACTCCCGACAATAGGTGAAGCCGGCAAAAATTTGCATGCTGACAGCACCATAGCAACCTGTTATGTAGCGGATAAATTACATTTGAAAAAGGGCCTCATAGTCCTCAAGAACTTCAATTCAAAGCATAAGAAAGAAATCCATGAGATTAATATTGGCGAAGATGGGCTGGAAATTAAAGGAATCTTACCCCTTACCGATATAATATCATGA
- a CDS encoding NAD+ synthase: MDILQAKEKIVDFIRKKCEDAGVTGCVVGISGGVDSALVAHLAVEALGSENVLGLHLPELNVTPPEDVLDATAVANGLGIEFRTIDIGGIVQTYLVNMPGSDPANKYVNGNLKARIRMSVLYYYANLGSRLVAGTGNKTEILLGYYTKYGDGGVDLEPIGDLYKTEVFQMAEVTGVPGGIIDKSPSAALWEGQTDENELGHSYATIDNILIKMLAGEEAGEVALECGVSEAELDKLLQRVDSNMHKRMMPPVGDLADIRI, from the coding sequence ATGGACATTCTGCAAGCAAAGGAAAAAATAGTGGATTTCATTCGCAAGAAATGTGAGGATGCCGGTGTAACCGGTTGTGTTGTAGGTATCAGCGGTGGAGTGGATTCTGCGCTTGTGGCACATCTGGCAGTGGAAGCACTTGGTTCTGAGAATGTACTGGGGCTGCATCTTCCTGAACTGAATGTCACACCGCCGGAAGATGTACTGGATGCAACCGCGGTGGCCAATGGGCTCGGGATTGAATTCAGGACCATTGACATAGGGGGAATCGTTCAAACGTATCTGGTAAATATGCCAGGGTCTGATCCCGCTAATAAATATGTCAACGGCAATCTGAAAGCTAGGATAAGGATGTCCGTTCTTTACTATTATGCCAATCTTGGCAGCAGACTTGTGGCAGGTACCGGAAACAAGACCGAAATCTTGTTAGGTTATTATACCAAGTATGGCGATGGCGGGGTGGACCTCGAACCAATCGGGGACCTCTACAAAACTGAAGTTTTCCAAATGGCGGAAGTGACAGGTGTTCCCGGCGGAATCATTGACAAATCCCCATCCGCCGCTCTCTGGGAAGGCCAGACAGATGAAAATGAATTGGGGCATTCCTATGCTACAATCGACAACATCCTGATAAAAATGCTTGCAGGAGAGGAGGCCGGAGAAGTGGCTTTAGAATGTGGTGTCTCAGAGGCCGAGCTGGACAAACTTCTCCAGCGTGTCGATTCCAATATGCACAAACGAATGATGCCTCCCGTAGGTGACCTTGCAGATATAAGGATCTGA
- the glyA gene encoding serine hydroxymethyltransferase, producing the protein MSYISETDPDIARALELEAERQDYKLNLIASENYTSRAVMEAQGSIMTNKYAEGYSGKRYYGGCEFVDIAEDLAIERAKEIFGAEHVNVQPHSGSGANMAVYFSVLNPGDKIMAMDLSHGGHLSHGSPVSFSGKLYDIVPYGVAEETEELDYDALEEMAKKEKPRMIVTGASAYSRTIDFKRFREIADSVDAYLLADVAHIAGLIAAGEHPSPVPYADFVTTTTHKTLRGPRGGMVMCSEEYAKGVDKTVFPGLQGGPLMHIIAAKAVAFKEALSDKFKQDQKQTVKNAKALCSNLIDRDFDIVAGGTDNHLMLINLNKYDLTGKETETYMSNGGIVINKNTIPFETRGPFITSGLRAGTPAVTTRGMKEAQMEDVANFIETVIQNPKDQAVLDQVNADVQQLCSDFPIYKHL; encoded by the coding sequence ATGTCTTATATTTCAGAAACAGATCCCGATATTGCCAGAGCACTTGAGCTCGAGGCCGAAAGACAGGACTATAAACTCAACCTTATAGCATCAGAGAATTACACAAGCAGGGCGGTAATGGAAGCTCAGGGTTCCATTATGACCAACAAGTATGCAGAAGGCTACTCCGGGAAGAGGTACTACGGAGGCTGTGAATTTGTTGATATTGCAGAGGATTTGGCGATTGAAAGGGCCAAGGAAATTTTTGGTGCCGAGCATGTGAATGTCCAGCCGCATTCAGGTTCAGGTGCCAATATGGCTGTTTATTTCTCCGTCCTCAATCCTGGTGACAAGATAATGGCAATGGACCTCTCCCACGGAGGGCACCTTTCCCATGGAAGTCCTGTAAGTTTTTCAGGTAAACTTTATGATATTGTACCTTATGGAGTAGCAGAGGAAACTGAAGAGCTGGATTATGATGCCCTCGAGGAAATGGCAAAAAAGGAAAAACCCCGCATGATAGTGACCGGTGCTTCTGCATATTCCCGCACGATCGATTTCAAGCGCTTCAGGGAAATCGCTGATTCAGTGGATGCATACCTGCTTGCGGACGTTGCTCATATCGCAGGCCTAATTGCAGCCGGTGAACATCCAAGCCCTGTGCCATATGCTGATTTTGTAACAACAACCACACACAAAACATTGAGGGGTCCCCGTGGAGGGATGGTCATGTGCAGTGAAGAATATGCAAAAGGTGTGGATAAAACAGTCTTCCCGGGTCTTCAGGGTGGCCCTCTTATGCATATTATTGCTGCCAAGGCAGTTGCGTTTAAGGAAGCTCTTTCTGATAAGTTCAAGCAGGACCAGAAACAGACCGTGAAAAATGCAAAAGCTCTCTGTTCAAATCTGATAGACCGTGATTTTGATATTGTGGCCGGTGGCACGGATAACCATCTTATGCTTATCAATCTCAACAAATATGATCTGACTGGTAAGGAGACTGAGACCTATATGAGTAATGGTGGGATTGTTATCAACAAGAACACTATACCTTTCGAAACCCGGGGCCCCTTTATCACAAGCGGTCTGCGTGCAGGTACTCCTGCGGTCACCACTCGTGGTATGAAGGAAGCCCAGATGGAAGATGTTGCTAACTTTATAGAAACAGTAATTCAGAATCCAAAAGATCAGGCTGTACTGGATCAGGTTAATGCTGATGTACAACAGCTGTGTAGCGACTTCCCGATATACAAGCATCTCTAA
- a CDS encoding orotate phosphoribosyltransferase-like protein — translation MKNIEELIQKAVELQSNGLVTGQIANELNVSRDTVTWLLMRGKRGAEAPAPKDISVNWSAIGKSSFRLRYISQALCDMVLESLDKSDQMVDMVVGIGLSGVPMATMIAEELGVEFSIFHGYDSQKERDQNTGIFSRNFGHVEGKNCIIVDDVVSSGSTITDVIEQIKKGGSNPVAIAVIIDKKNSETISGVPVNSLIKLARVD, via the coding sequence ATGAAAAATATAGAAGAACTTATACAAAAAGCAGTCGAACTGCAGTCCAATGGTCTTGTTACCGGCCAGATCGCAAATGAACTTAATGTTTCCAGGGATACTGTCACATGGCTTCTCATGCGGGGTAAAAGAGGTGCTGAAGCCCCTGCGCCAAAGGACATCTCTGTCAACTGGAGTGCCATAGGAAAAAGCTCTTTCCGCCTGCGTTATATTTCACAGGCCCTGTGTGACATGGTGCTCGAATCCCTTGATAAGAGTGACCAGATGGTAGACATGGTAGTGGGAATCGGATTAAGCGGTGTACCCATGGCCACCATGATTGCCGAGGAATTGGGTGTCGAATTTTCTATATTCCACGGTTATGACAGCCAGAAAGAGAGGGATCAAAACACAGGAATTTTTAGCAGAAATTTCGGGCATGTCGAAGGAAAAAACTGCATTATTGTAGATGATGTGGTCTCATCTGGCTCAACGATTACCGATGTAATTGAACAAATAAAAAAAGGTGGATCCAACCCAGTGGCTATTGCGGTCATTATTGACAAGAAAAATTCGGAAACAATCAGCGGAGTTCCTGTGAACTCACTTATCAAACTGGCAAGAGTGGATTAA
- a CDS encoding NOB1 family endonuclease, with amino-acid sequence MKIYIADTGVFINRKGRDRQLVTVPAVVDETKAKYTSMEMLIALETGAKVEQPDPMFRKKIVDRAERTGDIEELSGTDIDVLAKSLEYGKNAVLMTDDYAVQNVASMIGIKVESISQSRIKDKIIWGKKCTGCMKRFDNGEECPICGSPLKKIRKRKI; translated from the coding sequence ATGAAAATTTATATAGCAGACACCGGCGTTTTCATCAATCGAAAAGGTAGGGACCGCCAGCTCGTTACAGTACCTGCAGTAGTAGATGAAACGAAGGCAAAATACACAAGTATGGAAATGTTGATCGCCCTTGAAACCGGGGCAAAGGTTGAGCAACCAGATCCTATGTTTAGGAAAAAAATCGTGGACAGGGCAGAAAGGACAGGCGATATCGAAGAACTTTCCGGGACCGATATCGATGTGCTGGCAAAATCTCTGGAATATGGGAAAAATGCTGTCCTGATGACAGATGATTATGCTGTGCAGAATGTAGCAAGCATGATTGGTATAAAGGTAGAATCCATATCCCAATCCAGAATAAAGGACAAAATAATCTGGGGGAAAAAATGCACCGGCTGCATGAAAAGATTTGACAATGGTGAAGAATGCCCTATCTGTGGATCCCCCCTCAAGAAAATACGTAAAAGAAAGATATAA
- the purN gene encoding phosphoribosylglycinamide formyltransferase, with product MTLNIAVLISGRGSNLQSIIDNVENGYIPNACVSVVISDKKDAYGLERAMDHGINAVFIDPAAYQSKEKFETALLDVLARFSTDVLLLAGFMRILGSNVIKAYSNRIMNIHPALLPSFKGLHAQKQALDYGVKIAGCTVHFVDEGMDSGPIILQKSVPVLDSDTEESLSERILAQEHIIFPEAVKLFAEGRLDIKGRRVHIS from the coding sequence ATGACTCTCAACATTGCAGTCCTGATATCCGGCAGGGGCTCTAATCTACAGTCTATTATTGATAATGTGGAAAATGGTTATATCCCAAATGCCTGTGTCAGTGTGGTTATAAGTGATAAAAAGGACGCTTATGGCCTTGAAAGGGCTATGGATCATGGCATAAATGCTGTTTTTATCGACCCGGCTGCTTATCAATCCAAAGAAAAATTTGAGACTGCACTTCTGGACGTTCTTGCAAGATTCAGTACAGATGTGCTCTTACTTGCCGGTTTCATGCGAATCCTGGGTTCCAATGTGATAAAGGCCTACAGTAACAGGATAATGAATATCCATCCTGCACTCTTGCCTTCTTTTAAAGGTCTGCATGCCCAGAAACAGGCGCTGGACTATGGTGTAAAAATCGCAGGTTGCACTGTACATTTTGTTGACGAAGGGATGGATTCCGGCCCGATTATTCTACAAAAAAGCGTACCTGTACTTGATTCAGATACTGAAGAATCCCTTTCTGAAAGAATACTTGCACAGGAACATATTATTTTCCCCGAAGCAGTTAAGTTGTTTGCCGAAGGAAGACTGGACATAAAAGGAAGACGCGTACATATCTCATAA
- a CDS encoding tetrahydrofolate dehydrogenase/cyclohydrolase catalytic domain-containing protein, translating into MAGEAKQGIIDGRAISKQIEAELKEEIASMKADAGMVPGLATILVGQDPASQLYVRLKHKACDRVGIYAEDQKLDASITQEELLDVIEDLNTRADIHGILLQLPLPQHLDAKEAMQAIDPAKDVDGFHPYNMGNLMIGDEGFVPCTPAGIILALEYYDVDIEGKDAVIVGHSNVVGKPMAAMLLNRNATVSVCHVYTRDLKSYTTGADILVVAAGVKHLIKEDMVKKGAVIFDVGITEEEGKIYGDVDFENVVNKASLVTPVPGGVGPMTIATLLTHVTFAAKEIE; encoded by the coding sequence ATGGCGGGTGAAGCTAAACAGGGAATCATAGACGGCAGAGCGATTTCAAAGCAGATTGAGGCAGAATTAAAAGAAGAAATAGCTTCTATGAAGGCTGATGCCGGTATGGTCCCGGGCCTTGCAACTATCCTTGTGGGGCAGGACCCCGCCTCACAATTGTATGTGCGACTGAAGCATAAAGCATGTGACAGGGTAGGCATCTATGCGGAGGATCAGAAACTCGACGCTTCTATTACCCAGGAAGAACTGCTGGATGTGATCGAGGATCTGAACACACGTGCAGATATCCATGGTATTCTCCTTCAGTTGCCCCTGCCTCAACATCTGGATGCAAAAGAAGCCATGCAGGCTATTGATCCGGCAAAAGATGTGGATGGTTTTCATCCCTATAACATGGGCAACCTGATGATCGGTGACGAAGGTTTTGTTCCCTGCACGCCTGCGGGGATAATCCTGGCTCTTGAGTATTATGATGTAGATATTGAAGGAAAGGATGCTGTGATAGTCGGCCACAGTAATGTAGTTGGTAAACCCATGGCAGCAATGCTCTTAAACCGTAATGCTACAGTTTCGGTATGCCATGTTTATACCAGAGATCTCAAAAGTTACACCACAGGTGCCGATATACTTGTAGTTGCAGCCGGTGTCAAGCATCTCATCAAAGAAGATATGGTCAAAAAAGGAGCTGTTATTTTTGATGTGGGAATCACCGAAGAAGAAGGCAAGATATATGGTGATGTGGACTTTGAGAATGTTGTGAATAAAGCCTCACTTGTTACACCGGTGCCAGGAGGTGTGGGACCTATGACTATAGCCACGCTTCTGACCCATGTGACCTTTGCTGCAAAGGAAATTGAATAA